GCCGGCCCGAGGCCAGGGTCTGCCCCTCGACAAGTGGAAGGGCCATAGTGATGCCGGATACGCCCGCAAATTTCTGCGCCAGTTGCGCATAGTCGGTTAGAGGCTTGTCTACCGGTTGAACAATCATGTGCCCGTTAATGCCCAGGATGCGAGAGATCAGCTCGGTGCGGAATCCGTTCATCACGGCCATGACGATGATGAGCGTCGCGACGCCGAGCATGATGCCGACAAAGGAAAAACCCGCAATGACCGATATGACAGTTTCCTTGCGCCGAGAACGCAGGTATCGCCACGCAACCATGCGCTCGAAGGCCGAAAAAGGTCCAGCAGATGGAGTAACGTCTTGCTGTTGCACTGCTTTGTTCGCCTCGGCCTTCGCCATGATTTCTCCTGCCCCTGAGACCGTCTGCCTGAAGTTGCGGTTCAGGCGGTCAGGCGATTCAGTGCCGCTTCGACTGTCATCGTTTCACGAGCACCCGTTTTCCGGTCCTTCACCTCGACCTCACCCGTGGCCGCGGAGCGCGGACCAACGATGAGTTGTACTGGAACGCCGATCAGATCCGCCGTCGCGAACTTGGTTCCAGCGCGGTCGTCGGTATCGTCATACAAGACGTCGAGACCGGCATTGGTCAGGCCGTCGTACAGTTGTCCACAGACCCGATCACAGGCTTCGTCACCCGCTTTCATGGTAATGACCATCGCGTCAAACGGCGAAACCGAAGCAGGCCAGATGATTCCGTTCTCGTCATGCGAGGCTTCTATGATGGCAGGAACAAGGCGCGTCGGCCCAATGCCATAGGATCCCATGTGGACAAGATGCTCTTTGCCATCTGGCCCCTGTACTTTCGCACCCATGGGTTCGGAATACTTGGTTCCGAAATAGAAAATGTGGCCAACCTCGATACCACGGGCAGACAGGCGGTCCCCTTCCGGAATGGCGTTGAATGCAGCTTCATCATGCATTTCTGAAGTGGCTGCGTAGGCGGATGTCCACTTTTCGAAGATGGCCTGCAATCCAGCGACATCGTCGAAATCAGTATTCTCACCAGGGATATCGAACTCGATAAAGCTCTTGTGCGAATAGACTTCCGATTCGCCGGTATCCGCGAGAATGATAAATTCGTGGCTGTGATTGCCGCCGATGGGGCCCGTATCCGCGCGCATAGGAATGGCGCGCACACCCAGGCGGGCAAACGTACGGAGGTAAGCTACGAACATCTTGTTATAGGAGTGAAGCGCACCTTCGCGTGTCAGATCGAAGGAATATGCGTCCTTCATCAGGAATTCGCGGGAGCGCATCGTGCCGAACCGTGGCCGGATTTCATCACGAAACTTCAGCTGAATATGATAAAGGTTCAGCGGCAGGTTCTTGTAGGATTTGACATAGGAACGGAAGATGTCGGTGATCATTTCCTCATTCGTCGGACCATAGAGCATGGGCCGATCCTGACGATCCTTGATCCGCAGCATTTCCTTGCCATAGGCATCGTAGCGCCCGCTTTCCTGCCACAACTCCGCAGACTGCAATGTCGGCATCAGCAACTCGACTGCGCCGGCACGATCCTGTTCCTGCCGCACGATAGCATTGACCTTGTCGAGCACACGCTTGCCGAGCGGTAACCAGGAGTAAATGCCCTGGCTCTGCTGGCGGATCATCCCCGCACGAAGCATGAGACGATGCGAGACAATTTCAGCCTCCTTGGGATTTTCCTTGAGGATCGGCAAAAAGTAGCGGGAGAGACGCATTGCGTTTTCCGTCGTTGTAAGCTGATCCCGAACGACAGGAATCAGCAATTGAAAAAAGCTAGAGAGTTGAGGGCTACATAGCGGTTTAGCGTGTCAATTGGAACCCGCCACGCTGGTCAAAGGCGCGTTCACACACAGCGGAAAAGTGGTGATTTGCAGCTACCCGCGCCACAATTGCGCCAGTTCTGTGACGAAAAGTATGACATATGCGTTATTGGAAAAAAATTATGGGAGTGTGTCAAAACTGTCAAAAAGGCTAGTGACAAAGCTCAAACGTTAAGCTAGGTTCGGCTCATAAAAGAGGCAGGGAGTTCAAATCTTTGCCAATCGCGGTCAAGTCTTGGGAGGATCAGATCTTAGGCGCGCTCGTACGCAGCCCCGGTAACGGTTGAAGATCACGCGAAACTTTGAACAAGGCGTTTTCGCCTTGTTTTTTTTTGCTTATTCGGTGCGTAATATACGCTCTACACCGGATCTTGCCGTCGTTTCTGGCGCTATTACAGCCCTTTCTATAGCGCGGAGCACTATGCGCCCCGCACCTCTCTCCTGTCAGAGCTCGACTGAATGCGGGCTTCTACCTGCAGGACGTTCCCGTCAGGTACGACCGAAATCCGGAACGATGCGCGGTAGAGAATTCATACTGAAGCCAAAATATGTCGACGCGACATACCATGCGCCATAAATCGCTGCTGAAATGACACTGGTCAGCAGAACAACGCGCGCGCCACGAAATCGAGCCGGGGCGCTTTCAACAGTTCCAAGCACCACTTCGTTTTCATCAGCCTGCGTTCTCAGCCCGATTGGCAACACCATGAACAGCACAGTCCACCAGATAATGAAATAGACTGCAAAGGCAGACATAAACTGAGTCACGGGGCCTCTCCTGATCCCTAAAGCAATTGCCCACCCGGATTGCGGCAGGCAGGCTAGTCTCCGCGCAACCATATCCATATTTGTTTGATTGCACAGGCGCAAACCAGTGAGCTTGATCGTAATGAAGCGGAGCTTTTATAGCCTCATCTCCGCAGACTTACCATTTCCCCGCTTAGTGTTCACTGCGTCAATCGGTCCATCTGCAGATGAGCCTGTCGCGCTTAGTGGTCGGCTGTCTGCGCCTAGACCTGTTCGAGCTCGATCAAGGTTCCCTGGAAATCCTTGGGATGCAGGAACAGTACAGGTTTGCCGTGGGCGCCGATCTTCGGTTCACCGGAGCCAAGCACCCGAGCGCCCGCTTGGCTCAATTGATCCCGCGATGCGAGGATATCCTGCACCTCGTAGCATATGTGGTGCATGCCACCGGATGGATTTTTTTCCAGGAAAGACCGAATTGGTGAATCGTCGCCAAGAGGCTCCAGCAGTTCAATCTTCGTGTTATCCAACTCCACAAACACGACGGTCACGCCATGCTCTGGAAGAGCCTGAGGCTGCGAGATTCGCGCACCCAACGTGTCACGGTAACTGGCAGCCGCGACACTGAGGTCCGGAACGGCAATTGCGATATGGTTCACTCTACCAAGCATCCATTTCCTCCGCCCCCAAAATCAATTCGGCACATCTCGGTCGATTTACGAGGCCCAGTCAAACCTTCTGGGCGTCGCCGTCGCTGCTTGCTGGCGCTAGTCAGGCTATCCGGTTCACGAAAACAGTGACCACAGGTTTCTTGCCCCAAGCGTTATTCGCTGCTGAACGAACGGAGCGGCGCACCGCCTCTCTCAGTGTATCCAGATCCTTCCGACGACTGCGCGGGATGCTTTCAACAGCTCCAAGTACAGCATCATAGAGCGTGTCCTCCATATCCTCGCCTTCGTCGTCAAATTCCGGAAGACCGAAGGGTACGACATCGGGATCGCCGATGAAATCATATCGCGCATCCAGCAAGACACTGACTGCAACATGGCCAACATAAGCAAGCTTCTTGCGATCGGATATGCCCATTTCGTCTACATCGCCGATGAGCTTGCCGTCCTTGAAAATCCGGCCATGAGGTGCGTCATCGATGACTTGAACCTCACCGGGCGCAAGGCGCAAGATATTGCCGTTTCGAACACGGGGCACGATCTCGATCCCGGCACCACGCGCCAAATCTGCTTGGGCCGTCAGATGTGCTGCTTCGCCGTGCACGGGTACAAGTACCTGCGGGCGAATCCACTCGTACATCTTCAGCAATTCGTTGCGACGCGGATGACCGGAAACATGAACGAGCGCCTGAGAATCCGTCACAATCTTGATGCCCTGGTCAATCAGGCCATTCATGATCTCGAGAATGGCCTTCTCGTTGCCCGGAATCGTTCTCGATGAAAAGACGACAGTATCACCGGCCGCCAAAGCCACGTGGCGCATCTCATCGCGGGAAAGTTTGGCCAGTGCCGCGCGCGCTTCGCCTTGGCTGCCGGTCAGGATGACGACCACTTTATCGCGCGGAATGTAGCCGTATTCATCCTCAGCGATGAACGGCTTGATGCCTTCCATCAGCCCGACGTCGCGGGCAACGTTTACCACCCTCTTCAACGACGAGCCAAGCAGGAGAACCTCACGACCCGCCGCCTCGGCAGCCTGGGCGATTGATCGTATGCGCCCGACATTGGAGGAAAAGGTCGTAATCGCGACGCGGCCTTCTGCCTGTTCGATAACCTGACGCAGACCTTCAGACACAGCCTCTTCCGAGGGAGAGACACCATCACGAACTGCATTCGTCGAATCGCACATTAGTGCGAGAACGCCTTCATCACCAATAGCGCGGAAACGGTTCTCGTCAGTGAGAGGCCCGAGCGAAGGCTCCGCATCAATTTTCCAGTCACCGGTATGAACAATGTTGCCGAGCGGAGTGCGGATCACAAGCGACATTGGCTCGGGAATCGAGTGGTTGACGCCGACCGCTTCGATTTCAAACGGACCGATGTTGACGCGGTCACCTGCCTTGAAGATGGTAATCGGGATATCTGCCCGCGTTCCTTCATAATCCCGCTTTGCCTCAAGCATGCCGGCGGTGAACGGAGACGCATAGACGGGCACATTCAAACCAGGCCATAGATCATTCAGCGCGCCGTAATGGTCCTCATGCGCGTGCGTGATAATGATTGCTTTCAACCGTTCACGCTGCTTGGCGAGAAAGGAGATATCCGGCAGGACCAGGTCCACTCCGGGCAATTCCGGGCCCGCGAACGTTACTCCGCAATCCACCATGATCCACTGGCGTTTCTCAGCCGGGCCAAAGCCATAAAGGGCTAGATTCATACCAATCTCACCCACGCCGCCCAGTGGCAGAAATACCAGTTCGTCCTGTTTCGCCATTACACTTTCATTCCGTTTCAAGAAGAAAAACATCGCCCGCAGCAATATGGTGCAGGCGGTTCTCGGTCTCCAGTATCAGAAGTCCATCATCATCGATACCGACAAACACACCATCCAAAGACCGGTCCGGCAAATTAACGCGGATCATCGTGCCTATCCCACATGCAGCAGACCGCCAGAAACGAGTTACCTCAGCCACGCCATGACCGTGATCCCAGATGTTCAAGATCTGAATCATCTCATCGAACAGATGCGTAAACACCTCTCCAGCAGAACTCGTAGCGCCCTGCTCTTGCAAAGAAGTCACGCCATAAGGTGCCGTTTCGGGACGATGACGAATATTGATCCCGATGCCACAGACAACGGCACGGCGGCCATCGGGAAGAATTTCAGCTTCGAGGAGAATGCCGCATGATTTCTTGCGCCCTATAAGAACGTCATTCGGCCACTTGATCTCAACAGCTTCTGCGGTCGCTGGCAAAACTCTCCGCAGCGTCCAGTGAACAGCCAGTGACACGGCGAGCGGAAGCGAGCTCAGGAGTTCAGGTGGTGAAGGATCAATCAGGAGGAGACTTGCGTAAAGATTACCGACTTCGGAGGTCCATGCCCGTCCACGACGTCCTCGGCCTGCGGTCTGGCGCTCGGCAGTAATCCAAAGTCCGGAGGCTTCGCCTTGACGAGCCCGCGTCAAACATTCCGTATTTGTCGAAGACACCTCGCCAAGTGCGAGGTGTCTGAAATTCTCGAGGGAGTAAGATCCCCCTCGTTCGTTGCGCATTAGAAGAACGCCTTCGCAGCAGCTTCTGCGGCAAGGCCGATCGGGCCGCCAAACAGCACATAGGCAGTGACGAAGAGACCCGAAATGCCAAAGACGAGTCTCAGTTCGCCGGCAGTCCGAGCGAACTCGCCGTTTGCTGCGTCGAACCACATGACCTTAACGATGCGAAGGTAGTAGTAGGCGCCGACAACTGAGGAGAGGACACCGATAATGGCAAGCGCATAAAGCTTCGCCTCGATCGCGGCAACAAAGACAAAGTACTTTGCAAAGAAGCCTGCCAAGGGCGGAATACCGGCCAGCGAGAACATGAGAGCCGTCAGAACCACCGCCATGAAGGGGTTCGTCGAGGAAAGGCCTGCCAGATCATCGACGCTCTCGAGAGCCGCACCTTCCTTCCGACGCATCGACATGATGCAGGCAAAAGTACCGAGCGTCATGACCATGTAAATCAGCATGTAAAGAGCGACGCCAGAAACGCCGGTCTCAGAACCGGAGGCCAGGCCTACCAGAGCATAGCCCATGTGTCCGATCGACGAGTAGGCCATCAGGCGCTTGATGTTCTTCTGACCAATCGCCGCGAAAGATCCCAGAAGCATGGACGCAATCGAGATGAAGACCACGACCTGTTGCCAATCCGCGAAAACAGGCATGAATGCATCTGTCACGATCCGCACGAAGATTGCCATCGCAGCAACCTTGGGGCCAGCTGCGAAAAACGCCGTGACCGGTGTTGGCGCGCCCTCATACACATCCGGCGTCCACATATGGAAGGGAACCGCAGAAATCTTGAATGCAAGTCCGGCCAGAATGAACACTAGTCCGAAAACAACGCCAAGCGACCGCGTTTCTGCCGTCAGAACAGCCGCGATATTGTCAAAGCCCGTATTGCCCGTGAAGCCATAGACCAGCGACATACCATAAAGCAGCATGCCCGAGGACAAGGCACCAAGGACGAAGTACTTCAAGCCAGCTTCCGTTGAACGGAGACTGTCACGATTGATCGCAGCAACAACATACAGTGCAAGCGACATCAACTCGAGGCCAAGGTAGAGAGCGATAAGGTCGTTGGCCGAGATGAGCAGCATCATTCCCAGCGTTGCAAGCGTCAGGAGCACCGGAAACTCGAACCGATCCAGCTGTTCCGACCGCGCGTTGCCGACTGTCATAATCATGGCCGTGATCGAACCGATCAGCGCGATGACTTTCATGAAGCGACTGAAGGAGTCGAGTACGAAAGCGCCTCCCCAGGCTTCGCCCTGCATTGGAGAAAAGACCAGCCACAGTCCGGCTGCGATCATGATTGCAACGGCAAGTCCCGTCACAGTCGGAGCAGATTTGTCACCAGAGAAGACACCGATCATGAGCAACGCAAGAGCACCAACCGCGAGGATCAGTTCCGGCGTCGAGATCTGCAGGCTCGTAATGAGAAGTTCAGCAGTCATTTGAAATCGTGTCCCCTTGTCAATGCACGACAAGTGCAAGTTTCTGCGCGGCCTGCAGGGCAGCGGAGTAGTTATTGAGCAGCAAATCGACGGATGCGGCAGTCGCATCGAAAACCGGTGCAGGATAGACGCCGAAGAAGATCGTCAGAACAACGAGCGGATACAGTATGATCTTCTCGCGTGTCGACAGATCGAGCAGCCCCTTCAGGCTTTCCTTTTCCAGCGCACCGAAGATCACCCGACGGTAGAGCCACAAAGCATAGGATGCCGACAAGATCACACCCGTCGCTGCAAAAAGCGCAACCCATGTATTCGCGCGGAACACACCGATGATCGTCAGGAATTCGCCGACAAAGCCGGAAGTGCCTGGAAGACCGACATTGGCCATGGTGAAGACCATGAACGCAACCGCGTATTTCGGCATGTTGTTGACCAGACCGCCATAGGCCGCGATTTCACGGGTATGGAGACGATCATAGACGACGCCGACACAGAGAAAGAGCGCGCCGGATACGATACCGTGCGACAGCATCTGGAAGATAGCTCCCTGCACACCCTGCGCGTTGGCCGCAAAGATGCCCATGGTGACATATCCCATGTGAGCGACCGACGAATAGGCGATCAACTTCTTGATATCGTCCTGCATCATTGCGACGAGCGACGTGTAGATGATGGCAAGAACAGACAGCGTGAACACGAAGGGAGCGAAGTAATCCGAGGCCAATGGGAACATTGCCAGGGAGAAACGGATGAACCCGTAACCGCCGAGCTTCAGCATCACACCCGCCAGGATAACAGACCCGGCGGTCGGTGCCTGAACGTGCGCATCCGGCAGCCAGGTATGCACCGGCCACATCGGCATCTTGACAGCGAAGGCCGCAAAGCAAGCAAGCCAAAGCCAGGTCTGCATTCCAGCCGGGAAGCCAAACTTCAGGAGTTCAGTGATATCTGTCGTGCCGGCCTGCCAGTACATCGCCATGATGGCCAGCATCATCAGAACTGAGCCGAGGAGCGTGTAGAGGAAGAACTTATAGGATGCGTAGACGCGATCCTTCCCGCCCCAGACACCGATGATGACGAACATGGGGATCAGGGTTGCTTCGAAGAAGACGTAGAACAAGACGATGTCGAGCGAGACGAACACGCCGATCATCACGACTTCCAGAAGCAGGAAGGCGATCATGTATTCCTTGATACGCTTCTCGACAGATTCCCAGCTTGCCAGAACACAGAATGGCATGAGGAACGTTGTGAGGATCACGAACAGCATTGATATGCCGTCGACACCCAAATGATAGGCGATCCCGGTGTTGAGCCATTGATGCTTTTCTACCATCTGGAAACCCGGATTCGAGTTGTCGAACCCGATCCAGATCAGCAGAGACACCAAAAAGGTAACGACAGTCGTCCAGAGGGAAACATTCAGGATATTCCGGCGGCCGTGAGGACCGTCTTCCCGCGTCAAGAGCAGGAGAACGACACCAACGAGCGGCAGAAAGGTGACCGTTGAGAGAATCGGCCAATCGGTCATTAGAGGGAACTCCCGAGCATCATCCAGGTGACGAGCGCAGCAATGCCGATGAGCATGGCGAACGCATAATGATAAAGATAACCGGACTGAAGCCGGACAACACCGCGCGTCACATCCATGACGCGTGCCGCGATGCCGTTAGGTCCATAGGCATCGATGATACCCACGTCGCCGCGCTTCCAGAGGAAACGACCAAGCGCCTTGGCAGAGCGGACAAAGAGCAGGTCATAAAGTTCGTCGAAGTACCACTTGTTCAGCAGGAACTGATAGAGAACCCTGTGCTGCTCAGCCAGACGCTTCGGTGTTTCCGGCGACTTGATGTACATGAACCAAGCGGTAACGAAACCCGTCAGCATGGCAACGAATGGGCTCCACTTCACCCAAAGCGGTACATGGTGAAACTCTTCGAGAATTTCATTCGTCGGCAGTGTGAACAGGGCACCCTTCCAGAACTCGTTGTACTCGTGCCCGAAGAAGTACCCTTCGAAAACGACACCTGCGAGGACCGCACCAACCGTCAAGAAGGCCAAGGGCAGAAGCATGACAAGCGGTGACTCATGGACATGGTGCATGACATCCGAGGAAGCCCGCGGCTTTCCGAAAAATGTGAGAAACGCCAGACGCCACGAATAGAAGCTCGTGAACAACGCGGCAATAACAAGCAGTGTGAAAGCGAAGCCGGACACAGCCGAATGCGAGGCATAGGCCGATTCAATGATGACGTCCTTGGAGAAGAAACCGGCGAAACCGATCATCGTCCCCGGGATACCCACGCCTGTCAGAGCAAGGGTACCGATCGTCATGGCCCAGAATGTGTATGGAATATGCTTCCGCAGCCCGCCCATGTAACGCATGTCCTGCTCGCCATCCACAGCGTGGATCACGGAACCGGCGCCCAAGAAGAGAAGGGCCTTGAAGAAGGCGTGCGTGAACAGATGGAAGACAGCAGCACCATAGGCACCGACACCCAGCGCAACGAACATGTAGCCAAGCTGCGAGCAGGTCGAATAGGCAATGACACGCTTGATGTCATTCTGCACGAGACCGACCGTTGCCGCGAAGAATGCCGTGATCGCGCCGATGATCGTAACAACCGTCAGTGCATCTGGCGACAGTTCAAAGATCGGCGACATACGAGCAACGAGGAAGACGCCAGCGGTGACCATCGTAGCCGCATGAATGAGCGCAGACACGGGGGTCGGCCCCTCCATGGCGTCCGGAAGCCATGTGTGCAGAAGAAACTGCGCGGATTTACCCATGGCGCCCATGAACAGAAGCAGGCAGACGCCTGTCAGTGCATGTGCTTTATCCAGATGCATGCCGAACAGGTTGATGACTGCCTGGTTGGCATCTGCTGAGCCCGCAGCCGGAAGATAGGTCGGCGCCGTTGCAAAAATGGTCTCGAAATTGATGGATCCGAATAGAACGAAAACACCGGAAATACCGAGCACAAAACCGAAGTCGCCGACGCGATTGACGATGAACGCCTTCATGGCGGCTGCAGACGCAGAGGGCTTCTTGAACCAGAAACCGATCAGCAAGTAAGAGGCCAGACCAACACCTTCCCAACCGAAGAACATCTGAGCCAAGTTGTCAGACGTTACCAGCATGAGCATCGCGAAGGTGAACAATGAGAGGTAGGCGAAGAAACGCGGCCGATGCGGATCGTGGTGCATATATCCAATGGAATAGATATGCACGAGTGTCGAGACAGAATTCACGACCACGAACATGACCACGGTCAATGTATCGATCCGGAAAGCCCATTCGAAATCAAGACCGCCGGACTGAATCCAACGCAGGACGGTTACCTTGATCACTTCATGGCCTTCGCCATGAGCAAGCCCGACCTTGAAGAATACGATCCAGGACAAGATCGCCGCAACGATCATCAAACCACTTGTGACGTACTCAGAAGCCTTCGCACCGATGGAGCGGCCAAAGAGGCCAGCAATCAGAAAGCCGATCAGGGGAAGAAAGACAATAGCCTTGTAGATCATAACCCGATCAGCCCTTCATCATATTGACGTCTTCAACAGCAATCGAACCACGATTGCGGTAGAAGACCACGAGTATCGCGAGACCGATCGCAGCTTCCGCAGCTGCAACGGTCAGAATAAAGAGTGCGAAAACCTGACCGACGATGTCGTTGAGGAACGACGAGAACGCGATCATGTTGAGGTTGACCGACAGCAGGATCAATTCGACGGACATCAGAATGATGATGACGTTCTTCCGATTGAGGAAGATGCCGAAGACGCCAAGCGTGAAGAGTATCGCGCTGACCGTCAGGTAATGGGAAAGTCCGATTTCCATATCTCAGTTCCTTGATCGCGCTCTTAGATGCCTTGGCCGGTCTTGACCTTGACCACTTCGATAGCTGTCGCAGGCGTACGAGCAACTTGCTGCGAAATGTTCTGGCGCTTGATATTTTCGCGGTGACGCAGGGTCAGGACAATTGCACCAATCATTGCGACCAGCAGTACCAGACCCGACACCTGGAAGAAGTAGACGTAGTTTGTGTAGAGAACATCGCCGAGTGCTGCAGTGTTCGTGCGTGTTGCCGGCGACGGGATCGGCATCGTGATGGCCTTGGCCGCTTCGGGCGTCAGCACCGACCCGCCAACAACAACAATAAGTTCTGCTGCAACAATCAACCCGACCAGAGCTCCAACCGGCGCGTACTGGAGAATTCCGGAGCGCAGGGCAGCAAAGTCGATATCGAGCATCATGACGACGAACAGGAAGAGCACCGCCACAGCACCGATGTAAACGACCAGCAAGATCATGGCCAGGAATTCAGCACCCGTCAGCAGGAAGAGCCCTGCCGCGTTGAAGAACACCAGGATCAAGAAAAGCACCGAATGAACGGGATTCTTGGCCGAGATGACCATGAAGGCCGATGCGACCGCTACAAAGGCGAACAAATAGAAGAAAACAGCCTGCAAACCCATGGTGGTGCCTTTTCGTCTTCCCCAGCGAGGAACCTTCTCCCCACTGTCAAAACCCGGCGGAACGACCAGCCAGGTAGGTAATGTCTTCAGTTTACTCGGCGCCCTCGCGGACGCCGACAATTCAAACGCTCAACGATAAGGAGCGTCGATGGAGATATTGCGCGCAATTTCGCGCTCCCATCGGTCGCCGTTATCGAGCAGACGCTGCTTATCGAAATAGAGCTCTTCGCGCGTCTCTGTCGAGAACTCGAAGTTGGGACCTTCGACGATTGCGTCAACCGGGCATGCTTCCTGGCAGAAGCCGCAATAAATGCACTTCACCATGTCGATGTCATAACGGACTGTTCGGCGCGTCCCGTCATTGCGACGCGGGCCAGCCTCGATGGTGATGGCCTGGGCGGGACAGATTGCCTCGCACAGCTTGCAGGCGATGCACCGCTCTTCGCCGTTTGGATAACGACGCAGTGCATGCTCACCCCGAAATCGCGGACTGACCGGACCCTTTTCGAAGGGGTAATTGATCGTCGCCTTCTGCTTGAAAAAATAGCGCATCGACAAGAAGAAGGTCGACACGAATTCCTTCAGAAAAAGCGAGCTGATCGACTGAGCCAGACTTGCCATTTGTATTCTCCAATGAGCTTCCGGTCAGGCGCAATCAGGCGCCAGCGGTAAGCTTCAGTACGAATGCAGTGATGATGACCATAGCGAGCGAGAGCGGCAGGAAGACTTTCCAACCCAGACGCATCAGCTGGTCGTAGCGGTAACGCGGAACAAACGCCTTGACCATTGCGAACATGAAAAAGACGAATGTTCCCTTGAGGATGAACCACACGATGCCCGGCACCCAGTTCAAGAACCAGACATCAACCGGCGGGAGCCAGCCTCCCAGGAACAGGATGGTCGTCAGCGAGCAGATCAGCAGGATGGCGGCGTATTCGCCGAGCATCAACATCATGTAAGGCGCAGAGGAGTACTCCACCATGTAGCCGGCCACGAGTTCGGATTCTGCTTCCGGTAGATCGAACGGAGGGCGGTTCGTTTCAGCGAGGCCGGAAATGAAGAAGATCACGAACATCGGGAACAGGACGAGCCAGTGCCAATCAAGGAACGAGGCTGGCAATCCGACTGCCGTGCCTATGCCGGTCTTTTGCGCAAGGACAATGTCCGTCAGGTTCAAAGAACCGACGCACAGCAGAACCGTCACGATCACGAAGCCGATCGAGACTTCATAAGATACCATCTGCGCCGCAGAGCGCAGTGCGCCAAGGAAGGGATATTTGGAGTTGGACGCCCAGCCAGACATGATTACGCCGTAGACTTCCAGCGAGGAAATGGCGAAGACGTAAAGGATGCCGACGTTGATATTGGCGATTACCCAGTTTTCGTTGAACGGGATGACGGCCCAGGTCGCGAGCGCAAGGGTAACCGACACGAGCGGCGCCAGCAGGAACACGCCTTTGTTCGCGCCGGCCGGAATGATCGGCTCTTTGAATACGAACTTCAAAAGATCGGCAAACGACTGGAAAAGGCCGAACGGGCCCACCACGTTAGGTCCACGGCGCAACTGTACCGCTGCCCAGATCTTGCGATCGGCCAGCAGGATATAGGCGATGAACACGAGCAGGCATACGAGGAGCAACAGGGACTGGCCGATCATAACAATCGCTGGCCAGACGTAAGTCAAAAAGAAGGAGTCCATGTTTTCCAGCCTTTACTCTGCCGCAGCCTTGAAATTGTTGCGGGCCAGTGCCGAACATTCCGCCATCACGGCCGAAGCACGTGCAATTGGGTTCGTGAGATAGAAGTCTTTGACCGAAGACGCAAACCCAGACTTGCCCAAGCTC
The window above is part of the Rhizobium rhizoryzae genome. Proteins encoded here:
- a CDS encoding NADH-quinone oxidoreductase subunit J, with product MGLQAVFFYLFAFVAVASAFMVISAKNPVHSVLFLILVFFNAAGLFLLTGAEFLAMILLVVYIGAVAVLFLFVVMMLDIDFAALRSGILQYAPVGALVGLIVAAELIVVVGGSVLTPEAAKAITMPIPSPATRTNTAALGDVLYTNYVYFFQVSGLVLLVAMIGAIVLTLRHRENIKRQNISQQVARTPATAIEVVKVKTGQGI
- the nuoH gene encoding NADH-quinone oxidoreductase subunit NuoH codes for the protein MDSFFLTYVWPAIVMIGQSLLLLVCLLVFIAYILLADRKIWAAVQLRRGPNVVGPFGLFQSFADLLKFVFKEPIIPAGANKGVFLLAPLVSVTLALATWAVIPFNENWVIANINVGILYVFAISSLEVYGVIMSGWASNSKYPFLGALRSAAQMVSYEVSIGFVIVTVLLCVGSLNLTDIVLAQKTGIGTAVGLPASFLDWHWLVLFPMFVIFFISGLAETNRPPFDLPEAESELVAGYMVEYSSAPYMMLMLGEYAAILLICSLTTILFLGGWLPPVDVWFLNWVPGIVWFILKGTFVFFMFAMVKAFVPRYRYDQLMRLGWKVFLPLSLAMVIITAFVLKLTAGA
- the nuoK gene encoding NADH-quinone oxidoreductase subunit NuoK, coding for MEIGLSHYLTVSAILFTLGVFGIFLNRKNVIIILMSVELILLSVNLNMIAFSSFLNDIVGQVFALFILTVAAAEAAIGLAILVVFYRNRGSIAVEDVNMMKG
- a CDS encoding NADH-quinone oxidoreductase subunit M, producing the protein MTDWPILSTVTFLPLVGVVLLLLTREDGPHGRRNILNVSLWTTVVTFLVSLLIWIGFDNSNPGFQMVEKHQWLNTGIAYHLGVDGISMLFVILTTFLMPFCVLASWESVEKRIKEYMIAFLLLEVVMIGVFVSLDIVLFYVFFEATLIPMFVIIGVWGGKDRVYASYKFFLYTLLGSVLMMLAIMAMYWQAGTTDITELLKFGFPAGMQTWLWLACFAAFAVKMPMWPVHTWLPDAHVQAPTAGSVILAGVMLKLGGYGFIRFSLAMFPLASDYFAPFVFTLSVLAIIYTSLVAMMQDDIKKLIAYSSVAHMGYVTMGIFAANAQGVQGAIFQMLSHGIVSGALFLCVGVVYDRLHTREIAAYGGLVNNMPKYAVAFMVFTMANVGLPGTSGFVGEFLTIIGVFRANTWVALFAATGVILSASYALWLYRRVIFGALEKESLKGLLDLSTREKIILYPLVVLTIFFGVYPAPVFDATAASVDLLLNNYSAALQAAQKLALVVH
- the nuoI gene encoding NADH-quinone oxidoreductase subunit NuoI — protein: MASLAQSISSLFLKEFVSTFFLSMRYFFKQKATINYPFEKGPVSPRFRGEHALRRYPNGEERCIACKLCEAICPAQAITIEAGPRRNDGTRRTVRYDIDMVKCIYCGFCQEACPVDAIVEGPNFEFSTETREELYFDKQRLLDNGDRWEREIARNISIDAPYR
- the nuoL gene encoding NADH-quinone oxidoreductase subunit L, translating into MIYKAIVFLPLIGFLIAGLFGRSIGAKASEYVTSGLMIVAAILSWIVFFKVGLAHGEGHEVIKVTVLRWIQSGGLDFEWAFRIDTLTVVMFVVVNSVSTLVHIYSIGYMHHDPHRPRFFAYLSLFTFAMLMLVTSDNLAQMFFGWEGVGLASYLLIGFWFKKPSASAAAMKAFIVNRVGDFGFVLGISGVFVLFGSINFETIFATAPTYLPAAGSADANQAVINLFGMHLDKAHALTGVCLLLFMGAMGKSAQFLLHTWLPDAMEGPTPVSALIHAATMVTAGVFLVARMSPIFELSPDALTVVTIIGAITAFFAATVGLVQNDIKRVIAYSTCSQLGYMFVALGVGAYGAAVFHLFTHAFFKALLFLGAGSVIHAVDGEQDMRYMGGLRKHIPYTFWAMTIGTLALTGVGIPGTMIGFAGFFSKDVIIESAYASHSAVSGFAFTLLVIAALFTSFYSWRLAFLTFFGKPRASSDVMHHVHESPLVMLLPLAFLTVGAVLAGVVFEGYFFGHEYNEFWKGALFTLPTNEILEEFHHVPLWVKWSPFVAMLTGFVTAWFMYIKSPETPKRLAEQHRVLYQFLLNKWYFDELYDLLFVRSAKALGRFLWKRGDVGIIDAYGPNGIAARVMDVTRGVVRLQSGYLYHYAFAMLIGIAALVTWMMLGSSL